From Leptolyngbya sp. KIOST-1, one genomic window encodes:
- a CDS encoding nucleoside recognition domain-containing protein, giving the protein MVANPKSVASPLNGIWLFLIVVATVVAAFNGTMAELTAAVFESAESAVNLAIGLIGALALWLGVIRVVEVAGLMQWIARAIRPVMVRLFPEVPAEHPAMSAMVLNMAANALGLGNAATPMGLKAMTELNRLNANPGTATHAMCLFLAINTSSVTLLPISAITVRASAGATSPGAIILPTLVATVCSTTVAIAAAKLLARGNRYSDDPLTATPPIPAASGPGDALLENDPADLADAPPEIPLEPPGRVGQLLFGGLVVAFVGAVTYRLTVQGTPALAGTEAMAAISNWLIPMLICGLLLVGYFRGVKVYEAATEGAKEGFQIAVRIIPFLVAIFVAIAMVRASGALELMTAAIGPITGLIGLPAEALPMALIRPLSGGGAFGVMSEIVNNDPDSFLAYLVSTMQGSTETTFYVMAVYFGSIGIMNTRYTLPAALVADFTGMVAALAVCYLTF; this is encoded by the coding sequence ATGGTTGCTAACCCCAAGTCTGTCGCTTCGCCGCTGAATGGCATCTGGCTCTTTTTGATCGTCGTTGCCACGGTGGTGGCGGCTTTCAACGGCACCATGGCCGAGCTGACGGCGGCGGTGTTTGAGTCGGCGGAGAGTGCGGTCAACCTGGCGATTGGGCTGATTGGGGCGCTGGCCCTGTGGCTGGGGGTGATTCGGGTGGTGGAGGTGGCGGGGCTGATGCAGTGGATTGCTCGGGCCATTCGCCCGGTGATGGTGCGGCTGTTTCCGGAGGTGCCAGCGGAGCACCCGGCGATGTCGGCGATGGTGCTGAATATGGCGGCCAATGCGCTGGGATTGGGCAATGCTGCTACCCCCATGGGGCTAAAGGCGATGACCGAGCTGAATCGGCTGAACGCCAACCCCGGTACTGCGACCCATGCCATGTGTCTGTTTTTGGCCATCAATACATCGTCGGTGACGTTGCTGCCGATCAGTGCGATTACGGTGCGGGCCAGCGCTGGGGCAACCAGTCCGGGGGCGATTATTCTGCCGACCCTGGTGGCGACGGTGTGTTCGACAACGGTGGCGATCGCCGCTGCAAAGCTGCTGGCGCGCGGGAATCGCTACTCAGACGACCCGCTGACAGCAACTCCGCCCATTCCCGCCGCCAGTGGGCCAGGGGATGCGCTGCTGGAAAACGACCCCGCTGACCTGGCAGATGCCCCACCGGAAATACCCCTAGAGCCGCCGGGGCGGGTGGGGCAGCTGCTGTTTGGCGGTCTGGTTGTGGCTTTTGTGGGGGCGGTAACCTATCGCCTGACGGTGCAGGGCACCCCAGCGCTGGCGGGCACCGAGGCAATGGCGGCGATTTCGAACTGGCTTATTCCGATGTTGATCTGCGGGCTGCTGCTGGTGGGCTACTTTCGGGGGGTGAAGGTCTACGAGGCGGCCACCGAGGGGGCGAAGGAAGGTTTTCAGATCGCGGTGCGGATTATTCCATTTTTGGTGGCAATCTTTGTGGCGATCGCCATGGTGCGGGCCAGCGGTGCCCTGGAGCTAATGACGGCGGCGATCGGCCCCATCACCGGACTGATTGGGCTTCCGGCCGAAGCCCTGCCCATGGCGCTAATTCGCCCCCTATCGGGAGGCGGAGCCTTTGGGGTGATGTCGGAGATTGTCAACAACGACCCAGACAGCTTTCTGGCCTACCTGGTGTCAACCATGCAGGGCTCCACCGAAACCACCTTTTACGTGATGGCTGTGTACTTCGGCAGCATTGGTATTATGAATACTCGCTACACGCTGCCGGCGGCGCTGGTGGCAGATTTTACTGGTATGGTGGCAGCGCTGGCGGTGTGCTACCTGACGTTTTGA
- a CDS encoding metal-dependent hydrolase family protein, whose translation MRIFDGVSANLTAPSNVLVIGNTIQAIDTRSLPVPADIAVTRISGDGRVLMPGLIDAHTHLFMETSTEADLVAATAAPERLLQQAQENATAMLMRGFTSVRDMAGPVFLLKRAIDRGAVVGPRIWPSGAMISQTSGHGDFRELSDLPRTPTSELSLAEQFGVGAIADGVDEVLRRVREQLMQGASQIKLAAGGGVASDFDPIDVAQYTETELAAAVEAAEDWNTYVAVHAYTPRAIQKAIRAGVKSIEHGQLIDEETARMIAENDVWLSLQPFLDDEDRNPYPEGSQNRASQLIVSEGTDRAYNLAKKYNIKTAWGTDNLFSPEGAVRQGAKLAKMVRWYTPAEVLRMATSTNATLLALSGPRNPYPGQLGVVEEGALADLLLVNGNPLENIRLVENPDANFLVIMKDGVIYKNLLR comes from the coding sequence GTGAGAATTTTTGATGGTGTCTCTGCCAATCTGACCGCACCGTCGAATGTATTGGTAATTGGCAACACGATTCAGGCAATTGATACCCGATCGCTGCCTGTCCCAGCCGATATTGCGGTCACTCGGATTAGTGGAGACGGACGGGTGCTGATGCCGGGGCTAATCGATGCCCACACCCACCTGTTCATGGAAACTAGCACAGAAGCAGACCTGGTCGCTGCGACTGCCGCCCCGGAACGTCTGCTTCAGCAGGCTCAGGAAAACGCCACAGCCATGCTGATGCGGGGCTTTACCAGCGTCCGGGATATGGCCGGGCCGGTCTTTCTGCTGAAGCGGGCCATTGACCGAGGTGCAGTGGTGGGGCCACGCATCTGGCCGTCTGGAGCGATGATTTCTCAAACCAGTGGCCACGGAGACTTCCGGGAGCTAAGTGATCTGCCCCGCACCCCCACCTCTGAATTGAGTCTGGCGGAGCAGTTTGGGGTGGGGGCGATCGCTGACGGAGTAGACGAAGTGCTGCGCCGGGTTCGAGAGCAACTGATGCAGGGGGCCAGCCAGATCAAGCTAGCTGCTGGGGGCGGGGTTGCCTCAGACTTTGACCCCATTGATGTGGCTCAGTACACCGAAACGGAACTTGCGGCGGCTGTAGAAGCTGCCGAGGACTGGAACACCTACGTGGCTGTTCACGCCTATACCCCGCGCGCCATTCAAAAGGCGATTCGGGCTGGGGTAAAAAGTATTGAGCACGGTCAGCTAATCGACGAAGAGACGGCCCGGATGATTGCTGAAAATGATGTGTGGCTCAGCCTGCAGCCGTTCCTGGACGACGAAGATCGCAACCCTTATCCGGAAGGATCCCAGAACCGGGCTAGTCAGTTAATTGTCTCTGAAGGCACTGACCGAGCTTACAACCTAGCGAAAAAATACAACATCAAAACAGCCTGGGGCACTGACAATCTCTTTAGCCCTGAGGGTGCGGTTCGCCAGGGGGCAAAACTGGCCAAGATGGTGCGCTGGTATACCCCGGCGGAGGTGTTGCGGATGGCCACAAGCACCAACGCTACCCTGCTGGCTCTCTCTGGGCCGCGCAACCCCTACCCTGGACAGCTGGGTGTGGTGGAAGAGGGGGCTCTGGCGGACTTGCTGCTGGTCAACGGCAACCCACTGGAAAACATTCGGCTGGTTGAAAATCCCGACGCCAATTTTTTGGTAATTATGAAAGACGGGGTGATTTACAAAAATTTGCTGCGCTGA
- a CDS encoding DUF2811 domain-containing protein, giving the protein MTLNSTQTTVSLMAEVPEELYEALQVYLDGNPAWNQHRVFCAALSLFLMQDSNCDRDVNRIYLDALFDYVP; this is encoded by the coding sequence ATGACCCTGAATTCGACCCAAACCACCGTTAGCCTAATGGCCGAAGTGCCCGAGGAACTGTACGAGGCCTTGCAGGTTTATCTTGACGGCAACCCAGCCTGGAACCAGCACCGGGTCTTCTGCGCCGCCCTGTCGCTGTTTCTAATGCAGGATAGCAACTGCGATCGCGATGTCAACCGCATCTACCTAGACGCCCTCTTTGACTACGTCCCCTAA